In Nostoc sp. UHCC 0926, a single genomic region encodes these proteins:
- a CDS encoding DUF6679 family protein, which produces MLHRKIYQLCCDGREVCVFLRDQQRWIERARIIDIEGDLVTLRYETEEEDEVCSWEEMVRLESIGAVTQKLASVPRGNVEPLMTEDCPEAERIHNRYTDSNPE; this is translated from the coding sequence ATGCTACACCGCAAGATTTATCAACTGTGTTGCGATGGGCGCGAGGTATGTGTTTTCTTGCGGGACCAGCAACGCTGGATTGAACGCGCCCGCATCATAGACATAGAGGGAGATTTAGTGACTCTACGCTATGAAACAGAAGAAGAGGACGAAGTTTGTTCTTGGGAAGAAATGGTTCGCCTCGAGAGCATTGGTGCTGTAACGCAAAAATTAGCTTCAGTGCCACGCGGGAATGTGGAACCTCTGATGACTGAAGACTGTCCCGAAGCAGAGCGCATCCACAACCGTTACACTGACTCGAATCCAGAATAA
- a CDS encoding MBL fold metallo-hydrolase → MRDNLSASSRVDAGEAGNELECLPYSVQHDNEGVCLLVKMGPHRILLDCGLEDISSLAKGLTKSGRGASSPLPADLVLISHAHPDHARGLLALHKAFPKLPIYGSEVTSKLLPLNWLDQDPQEISQFCHALPLRSPVEFQEGLVAELFPAGHLPGAVVILLTYTTKQRIYKLLYTGDFFLSNSRLVEGLRLEELRGLDLDVLIIEGSYGTSRHPHRRNQENQLAERINRAIADHCSVILPTPALGLGQELLMLLRSHHHFTGRDLDIWVDGAVATGCDAYLELLPHLPPSVQNFARHQPLFWDERVRPRVRRLQPEHRAIVGKSPCIVLTDSTTDLGKHCQLDTGPWLILLPEKIDIKVNKEYLAPTTVESYLLAQHSDGPGTTQLIHNLRPQHVIFVHGSPAYLADLTSLEELQNRYHIHSPAADTLVELPIGDTFLQPAAPETNYEGELTELGTIITITLPNVITTDPRWRQFADTGLIEARWQGEELVLRGLSQRELLNQNSDRYTWTDVDCCGTCRHQRGQRCWNPASPLYNFKVTLEGYCPAFEGLSNPES, encoded by the coding sequence ATGAGGGATAATCTGTCGGCATCCTCTCGCGTAGATGCTGGGGAAGCGGGTAATGAATTAGAATGTTTGCCCTATAGTGTCCAGCATGACAATGAGGGCGTATGTCTATTGGTGAAGATGGGGCCACACCGCATCCTGTTGGACTGTGGTTTGGAGGATATTTCATCGCTGGCTAAGGGGCTTACTAAGTCGGGACGGGGAGCTAGTTCGCCCCTACCAGCAGATTTAGTTTTGATTAGTCACGCCCACCCAGATCACGCCAGAGGCTTACTGGCACTGCATAAAGCTTTTCCAAAGTTACCGATTTATGGTAGCGAAGTAACCAGCAAGTTACTGCCGCTGAATTGGCTAGACCAAGATCCTCAAGAAATTTCCCAATTTTGTCATGCCTTGCCGTTGCGATCGCCTGTGGAATTCCAAGAGGGTCTAGTAGCAGAATTATTTCCCGCAGGGCATCTACCAGGGGCAGTGGTAATTCTGCTCACCTACACCACTAAGCAGCGTATTTACAAGTTACTCTATACAGGGGACTTTTTCTTGTCAAACTCCCGCCTGGTAGAAGGTTTACGCTTAGAGGAACTGCGGGGCTTAGATTTGGATGTGCTGATCATTGAAGGTAGTTATGGCACATCCCGCCATCCTCACCGCCGCAACCAAGAAAATCAACTAGCAGAGCGAATTAATCGGGCGATCGCTGACCATTGTTCTGTAATCCTTCCCACCCCGGCTTTAGGATTGGGTCAAGAACTATTAATGCTCTTACGGTCTCATCACCACTTCACCGGACGAGATTTAGATATCTGGGTAGATGGTGCTGTCGCCACTGGGTGTGATGCCTACCTAGAACTGCTACCCCACCTTCCCCCATCCGTGCAGAACTTCGCCCGCCATCAACCCTTATTTTGGGATGAACGGGTACGTCCCCGCGTGCGTCGTTTGCAACCAGAACATCGTGCTATTGTCGGCAAATCACCTTGTATTGTCCTTACCGACTCTACAACTGATTTGGGTAAACACTGCCAATTAGACACTGGGCCTTGGCTGATCCTGCTACCAGAAAAAATTGATATAAAAGTTAACAAAGAATATTTAGCACCCACCACTGTCGAAAGCTATCTCCTGGCTCAACATAGTGATGGCCCTGGTACTACGCAGCTAATTCATAATTTGCGACCCCAGCACGTCATTTTTGTCCACGGTTCTCCAGCCTACTTGGCAGACCTGACTAGCTTAGAGGAGTTGCAAAACCGCTACCATATACATTCTCCGGCTGCTGACACCTTAGTAGAACTGCCTATAGGTGATACATTTTTACAACCGGCAGCACCAGAAACTAACTACGAAGGCGAACTGACAGAGTTGGGAACAATAATCACAATCACCCTACCCAATGTGATTACTACCGATCCTCGTTGGCGGCAATTTGCGGATACTGGTTTAATCGAAGCTCGTTGGCAAGGGGAAGAACTAGTCTTAAGGGGATTGTCTCAAAGAGAACTGCTCAACCAAAATAGCGATCGTTATACATGGACAGATGTAGACTGTTGCGGTACTTGCCGACATCAAAGGGGTCAGCGGTGTTGGAACCCAGCTTCCCCGTTATATAACTTTAAGGTAACTCTAGAAGGTTACTGTCCTGCTTTTGAAGGTTTATCTAATCCTGAGTCTTGA
- a CDS encoding Nif3-like dinuclear metal center hexameric protein — MKIGDFITWFEAWANPAWCESWDNCGWQIEPGVLHEKTRVLVCLTPTLAVMQEAIALNANLIFAHHPLIFTPAKSLRSGEAIAEMVRLAFTHNIGIYTAHTNFDQVQDGTADVLAQILELKEVTPIVPTQAGLGYGRVGWLEPFLTLQELLAAIQTRLAPPNLIFSPSTDLQQTISRVAVLGGSGASYISAVVKTGAQAYLTSDCKFHQFQESRDRNLILIDAGHYATERPACDRLVQKFQSLNLDWVKLSQKDEDFRQFFA, encoded by the coding sequence ATGAAAATTGGTGATTTCATTACTTGGTTTGAAGCATGGGCAAATCCTGCTTGGTGTGAAAGCTGGGATAATTGTGGCTGGCAGATTGAACCAGGAGTTTTGCACGAAAAAACACGGGTTTTGGTGTGTTTGACACCGACTTTGGCAGTAATGCAGGAAGCGATCGCTCTTAATGCTAATCTGATATTTGCCCATCATCCCTTGATTTTTACTCCTGCTAAGTCATTACGCAGTGGTGAAGCGATCGCAGAAATGGTTCGGTTAGCTTTTACCCACAATATTGGTATTTACACTGCTCACACGAATTTCGACCAAGTGCAGGATGGTACTGCTGACGTTTTAGCTCAGATTTTAGAACTCAAGGAAGTTACTCCTATAGTACCTACACAAGCAGGGTTAGGATATGGTCGTGTTGGTTGGCTAGAACCATTTCTGACATTACAGGAATTACTTGCAGCAATTCAAACCCGACTTGCTCCCCCTAATTTGATTTTTTCTCCAAGTACTGATTTACAGCAAACAATTTCACGAGTTGCCGTTTTGGGTGGTTCGGGGGCTAGTTACATTTCAGCTGTCGTTAAAACTGGTGCTCAAGCTTATCTGACTTCTGACTGTAAGTTTCATCAGTTTCAAGAAAGCCGCGACCGCAATCTAATTTTAATCGATGCTGGACATTATGCTACTGAACGTCCTGCTTGCGATCGCTTGGTGCAAAAATTCCAGTCCTTAAATCTAGACTGGGTGAAATTGAGTCAAAAGGATGAGGATTTCCGCCAGTTTTTTGCTTGA